In Mucilaginibacter celer, one DNA window encodes the following:
- a CDS encoding acetylxylan esterase produces MNIKRNVLLPGVSLAILLASAALSRSAPQHDKTNGIVGRDTTASLAPYFTPANTLKNTPDAEGFIRRWLLLEPINKPNRSNTVFTDSYLRAAFTTTYFPNQFTAVPKNGEKVKVDTQGLTWHALESNNFNIKLFRFASGLNKPTYGVLFWAVTVINSPHEIKNVRMAAGSNSASMWWLNGKETVLLSGDRRMVMDDCVSPRLTINKGKNIVWGAVINGPGMSDFCVRFLDENGMPIKNLTITYE; encoded by the coding sequence ATGAATATAAAACGCAACGTTTTGTTGCCGGGTGTAAGCCTTGCAATTTTATTAGCATCGGCAGCGCTTAGTCGCTCTGCTCCGCAGCACGATAAAACAAATGGGATAGTCGGAAGGGATACTACGGCGAGTCTCGCTCCCTATTTTACACCGGCTAACACATTGAAAAATACACCGGATGCCGAAGGATTTATCCGGCGCTGGTTGTTGCTTGAGCCCATTAATAAGCCCAACCGCAGTAATACCGTATTTACAGATAGTTACCTCCGGGCAGCATTTACAACCACGTATTTTCCGAACCAGTTTACCGCGGTTCCGAAAAACGGTGAAAAGGTAAAGGTTGATACGCAGGGGCTAACCTGGCATGCGTTGGAGAGTAATAATTTTAATATTAAACTTTTCCGGTTTGCCTCCGGATTAAATAAACCAACCTATGGTGTTTTGTTTTGGGCGGTAACCGTTATCAATAGTCCCCATGAAATAAAAAATGTGAGAATGGCCGCAGGGTCAAATTCGGCATCGATGTGGTGGCTGAACGGAAAAGAAACCGTACTGTTATCGGGCGACAGGCGTATGGTGATGGATGATTGCGTATCACCCCGCCTTACCATCAATAAAGGAAAAAATATCGTATGGGGTGCCGTGATCAACGGCCCGGGCATGAGTGATTTCTGCGTCCGCTTCCTTGACGAGAATGGCATGCCTATAAAAAACCTCACAATAACCTACGAATAA
- a CDS encoding endo-1,4-beta-xylanase — MRLNTFKLSVLPLLLAIPVTFGSFTDRKPLHPKIKKDRVTNSLYKPDKGLKGYYRKYFPIGVAVNTAALSGPEAELIVKEFNSVTPENDMKMGPIHPQENEYNWKNADAIVAFAQQHHIKIRGHNLLWHAQAPAWMFKDSTGKQVSKEVLLKRLKDHITAVVTHFKGKIYAWDVVNEAIDDKPDLYLRNTLWYQICGEDFIAKAFEYAHEADPDAQLFYNDYNSEVPSKRDKICKLIRSLKDAGVPVTGIGLQGHWKLNEPSVGQITEAIDKYAALGLKLQITELDITVRTAPSYKTANQTPPDSTYTESMAAQQAERYKAVFEIFRKYKKVITGVTFWNVSDKHSWLDYRGGGIAGGAAASQATSRKVTKAYPLLFDENLQRKKAYWDVVNF, encoded by the coding sequence ATGAGACTTAATACGTTCAAACTATCTGTGTTGCCGCTTTTATTGGCGATTCCTGTCACCTTTGGATCGTTCACTGACCGGAAGCCATTGCATCCCAAAATCAAAAAGGATCGGGTAACCAATTCACTTTACAAGCCCGATAAAGGCTTGAAAGGTTATTACCGAAAATACTTTCCAATTGGCGTAGCCGTTAACACGGCAGCGCTCAGTGGCCCCGAAGCAGAACTTATTGTAAAGGAATTTAACAGCGTTACACCCGAAAATGATATGAAGATGGGCCCCATCCATCCACAGGAGAATGAGTACAACTGGAAAAACGCTGATGCAATAGTGGCCTTCGCGCAACAACACCACATAAAAATAAGGGGCCATAATTTATTGTGGCATGCACAGGCACCGGCATGGATGTTTAAAGACAGCACAGGCAAACAGGTAAGTAAGGAAGTTTTATTGAAACGGCTTAAAGATCATATTACAGCGGTTGTAACCCATTTTAAGGGTAAGATTTATGCCTGGGATGTAGTTAACGAAGCCATTGATGATAAGCCCGATCTCTACCTGCGTAACACATTGTGGTACCAGATCTGCGGCGAGGATTTTATTGCCAAAGCGTTTGAATACGCGCACGAAGCCGACCCGGATGCCCAGCTTTTTTATAATGATTATAATAGCGAAGTTCCGTCGAAACGGGATAAGATTTGCAAACTAATCAGGAGCCTGAAGGATGCCGGCGTACCGGTAACCGGTATAGGATTGCAGGGGCATTGGAAATTGAATGAACCCAGCGTTGGGCAAATAACCGAAGCCATAGATAAATACGCGGCACTTGGATTAAAACTCCAGATCACCGAACTGGATATTACGGTACGCACAGCCCCATCATATAAAACAGCCAATCAAACGCCTCCGGATTCTACTTATACAGAATCGATGGCTGCCCAACAGGCTGAGAGATATAAGGCCGTATTTGAAATATTCAGGAAATACAAAAAAGTTATTACCGGGGTTACTTTCTGGAATGTATCAGACAAGCACAGCTGGCTGGATTATCGCGGCGGGGGTATTGCCGGTGGCGCCGCAGCCAGCCAGGCTACAAGCCGTAAAGTTACCAAGGCCTATCCCCTGCTGTTTGATGAAAATCTTCAGCGTAAAAAGGCGTACTGGGACGTAGTTAATTTTTAA
- a CDS encoding alpha-L-arabinofuranosidase C-terminal domain-containing protein, producing the protein MTKKILFLSALYLGALANTQGQTRLNLDLTKGVKVSPKLYGLMTEEINHSYDGGLYAELIRNRVFKDNAGQPEGWSVVEDGAKASIQLIGADPANVPFDQGRNAINAALTTCLKLTVNEVNGGRAGIANTGFWGIPVTPSTTYRCSFYIKTGTISFPRNNRPDAPAPATAVTEDGPGIINVSLESNDGKTIYAKGSINLAKGIFWKKHELTITTAAGIKPTADARFVISSARTGTYYFNLVSLFPPTYKNRPNGNRIDVMQMMADMKPTFLRFPGGNFLEGPYLGDAFPWKTTLGPLEQRPGHTGSWGYRASDGMGLLEFLEWCEDLKMEPLLAVYAGYSLRGDHVDAGPLLEPYIKDALDEIEYCIGDTKTYWGARRAADGHPAPFKLTDIEIGNEDWFDRSHTYDGRFKQFQAAIKAKYPQLRCISTIEDYKPDHVVSVKPEMVDEHYYQSAWQMEEDAAKYDSYNRATSPKIFVGEWATREGAPTTNLNAALGDAAWMTGMERNSDLVERSCYAPLFVNVNTAVNGQPKAWQWDSDLIGYTALKSYGSPSYYVQKMFGSYLGTKVVPITAENAPLRKPAAKDTAGISTWPPNARRPKAERPALFYVCTQDAENIYLKVVNTDETAREITFNLKGGNVSAKGTLVVLKSDKPEDTNTIDEPTKIVPVTSTIAGLGLSFVRKFEPYSVSVIKLSKRK; encoded by the coding sequence ATGACAAAAAAAATACTATTCCTATCCGCCCTGTACTTGGGCGCGTTGGCCAATACACAGGGGCAAACACGCCTTAATCTCGATTTGACCAAAGGTGTAAAGGTGAGCCCGAAATTATATGGCCTGATGACCGAAGAGATCAACCACTCTTATGATGGCGGTTTATATGCCGAACTGATCCGGAACCGGGTTTTTAAGGATAATGCGGGCCAGCCTGAAGGCTGGAGCGTTGTTGAGGATGGTGCCAAAGCATCCATCCAGCTCATCGGCGCAGACCCTGCCAATGTTCCGTTCGATCAGGGTCGTAATGCCATCAATGCCGCATTGACAACCTGCCTTAAGCTTACCGTTAACGAAGTAAATGGCGGCAGGGCCGGCATCGCCAATACAGGTTTTTGGGGCATCCCGGTTACACCATCAACAACCTATCGTTGTTCCTTTTATATTAAAACCGGCACCATCAGTTTTCCGCGAAATAACCGCCCCGACGCACCGGCACCGGCAACCGCGGTTACTGAAGATGGGCCGGGTATTATTAACGTTAGCCTGGAAAGTAACGATGGGAAAACAATTTACGCCAAAGGCTCTATCAATCTTGCAAAGGGCATTTTTTGGAAAAAACACGAGTTAACTATTACAACCGCCGCAGGAATTAAACCAACTGCCGACGCCCGGTTTGTAATTTCATCTGCCCGAACAGGTACATACTATTTTAATCTCGTTTCGTTATTCCCTCCTACGTATAAAAACCGGCCGAACGGCAACCGAATTGATGTGATGCAGATGATGGCCGATATGAAACCGACCTTTCTTCGCTTTCCGGGCGGGAATTTTTTAGAAGGACCGTACCTGGGAGATGCCTTCCCATGGAAAACAACCCTGGGGCCGCTGGAGCAACGCCCCGGCCATACCGGTAGTTGGGGATACCGGGCAAGCGATGGCATGGGCCTGCTGGAGTTTTTAGAATGGTGTGAAGATTTAAAAATGGAACCGTTACTGGCCGTGTATGCAGGATACTCCTTGCGGGGTGATCACGTAGATGCAGGTCCGTTGCTTGAACCATACATTAAAGATGCACTGGATGAAATTGAGTATTGTATTGGCGATACTAAAACTTACTGGGGTGCAAGGCGCGCCGCAGATGGCCATCCTGCTCCTTTTAAACTTACTGATATAGAAATAGGGAATGAAGACTGGTTTGACAGATCGCATACCTATGATGGCCGCTTCAAACAATTCCAGGCAGCTATAAAAGCTAAATATCCACAGTTGCGCTGTATCTCAACCATTGAAGATTATAAGCCCGACCATGTAGTTAGCGTTAAACCCGAAATGGTTGATGAGCACTACTACCAATCGGCCTGGCAAATGGAAGAAGATGCGGCCAAATACGATAGCTACAACCGTGCAACCAGCCCTAAAATATTTGTGGGCGAATGGGCCACCCGCGAAGGCGCCCCTACTACCAACCTGAACGCCGCCCTTGGAGATGCCGCCTGGATGACTGGCATGGAACGTAACAGCGACCTGGTTGAACGTTCGTGCTACGCGCCGTTATTTGTTAATGTAAACACTGCCGTTAACGGCCAGCCAAAAGCATGGCAATGGGATTCGGACCTGATTGGTTATACCGCCCTTAAAAGCTACGGTTCCCCATCCTATTATGTGCAAAAAATGTTTGGCAGTTACCTTGGTACAAAGGTAGTACCAATAACAGCTGAAAATGCACCGCTACGGAAACCCGCAGCCAAAGACACCGCGGGAATAAGTACATGGCCGCCTAACGCGCGGCGCCCTAAAGCGGAGCGCCCGGCCCTGTTTTATGTTTGTACCCAGGATGCTGAAAATATATACCTGAAGGTGGTGAATACTGATGAGACTGCCCGGGAAATCACATTTAATTTAAAAGGCGGAAATGTATCGGCAAAGGGCACGTTGGTTGTGCTAAAGAGCGATAAACCGGAAGACACCAATACGATTGACGAGCCCACGAAGATAGTTCCGGTTACATCAACCATAGCTGGACTTGGCCTGTCGTTTGTACGCAAATTCGAGCCATACTCCGTTAGCGTAATTAAGCTCTCCAAGCGCAAATAG
- a CDS encoding glycoside hydrolase family 43 protein: MKGNQNINGVLSKLALACLVCRLATLSVSAQKAQNPIIYADVPDVSMIRVGDTYYSSSTTMHLSPGLPIMKSTDLVNWHIVNYAYNTLDTGAALNLANGANAYGRGSWASSLRYHKGTFYVSTFSGTTNKTYIYSTKNIEKGPWKVKSFEPSLHDHSLFFDDDGKAYMIYGSGKIMLAELKDDLSGIRPAKKPQVLIENASIVAGPNVGLPTEGSQLFKINGKYFLFNISWPKGGMRTVLIHRADKLTGPYEGRVGLQDKGVAQGGLINSPKGIWYAYLFRDFGAVGRVPYLVPVTWTDGWPVPGDHQAPDTLNLPANKSLIPGIVSSDEFSRKKGDRPLPLVWQWNHNPDNQLWSLDKRPGYLRLTTGRTDSTLLSARNTLTQRTIGPKCSGITALDVTNMRDGDVAGLALLQKKYGFVGVKSEHGARHIVMINAQSGTPAETLEIPLKQTTIYLKASCDFTNRADKAWFFYSLDGKKWVSIGSPLQMVYTLPHFMGYRFGLFNYAAGKTGGYVDFDFFHISNTL; encoded by the coding sequence ATGAAGGGCAATCAAAACATAAACGGGGTGCTTAGCAAACTGGCATTGGCCTGCCTGGTATGCCGGTTGGCAACACTATCCGTAAGCGCGCAGAAGGCACAAAACCCAATTATCTACGCCGATGTTCCGGACGTATCGATGATCAGGGTTGGTGATACTTATTACTCAAGCAGTACCACAATGCATCTCAGCCCCGGGTTGCCCATCATGAAATCGACAGACCTGGTAAACTGGCATATCGTAAACTACGCCTATAACACGCTTGATACCGGAGCCGCCCTTAACCTGGCAAATGGAGCGAATGCTTATGGCCGGGGCTCATGGGCAAGCAGTTTGCGTTATCATAAGGGTACATTTTACGTGTCTACCTTTTCGGGCACAACCAATAAAACCTATATCTACAGCACAAAAAACATTGAGAAAGGCCCCTGGAAAGTAAAATCCTTCGAACCATCACTACATGATCATTCGCTTTTTTTTGATGACGACGGCAAAGCTTATATGATTTACGGAAGTGGCAAAATAATGCTGGCCGAATTGAAAGATGATCTGTCCGGCATTCGCCCGGCCAAGAAGCCGCAGGTTTTGATAGAAAATGCGAGCATTGTTGCCGGACCAAATGTTGGCTTACCTACCGAGGGATCGCAGCTGTTTAAAATTAATGGTAAATACTTCCTTTTTAATATCAGCTGGCCTAAAGGCGGCATGCGCACCGTTCTAATACACCGGGCGGATAAACTTACCGGCCCTTACGAAGGCCGCGTGGGTTTGCAGGACAAGGGAGTAGCCCAGGGCGGACTTATTAATTCCCCTAAAGGCATTTGGTATGCCTATTTATTTCGTGATTTTGGTGCCGTTGGCAGGGTGCCATACCTGGTACCGGTTACATGGACAGACGGGTGGCCGGTACCGGGTGATCACCAAGCGCCCGATACGCTGAATTTACCTGCAAACAAAAGCCTGATTCCGGGTATCGTATCTTCTGATGAATTCAGTCGTAAAAAGGGAGATCGCCCACTCCCCCTGGTATGGCAATGGAACCATAATCCTGATAATCAATTATGGTCGTTAGATAAACGGCCAGGCTATCTGAGGTTAACTACCGGGCGGACTGACAGCACTTTACTATCAGCACGAAACACATTAACGCAACGCACTATCGGCCCCAAATGCTCGGGAATAACTGCGCTTGATGTTACCAATATGAGAGACGGCGATGTGGCAGGGCTGGCTTTGCTGCAGAAAAAATACGGCTTCGTCGGCGTAAAATCAGAACATGGTGCCAGGCACATTGTGATGATAAACGCTCAATCTGGCACTCCTGCTGAAACATTGGAAATTCCTTTAAAACAAACAACAATTTATCTTAAGGCAAGTTGCGACTTTACCAACCGTGCCGATAAAGCCTGGTTTTTTTATAGCCTCGACGGAAAAAAATGGGTATCTATCGGCTCCCCCTTGCAAATGGTTTATACCCTTCCGCATTTTATGGGATACCGCTTTGGCCTGTTTAATTACGCCGCGGGGAAAACTGGCGGTTATGTGGATTTTGATTTTTTTCATATCAGCAATACACTATAA